The DNA segment TTCCACCGCTTCATTTAGGCGGTGTCCTCCATATCTTCTGCTGTTCCTCAAAGCTCCCAATCACTGCAGACTGCTGCTTATCACCTAACAAATCTCCAAGCAGCTTGTAATATGCCTCGCTGTCAAATTCATCCACTATGTTCACTAACTTTCCATATCTTTTGTCTACTGTAATCTGCCCGTCCAGGCTCATGTTCCCAGTTAAAACAGTaatcttctccgtttgcatcgTTGCGTTTAGTTTAGAATGTTCAACCAAGAAAACTGCACCAAGGACTTCCCCCAGAAATATTTCCTGCAGCAccacaagaaaaagaacaaacagTAAGCGCACAATAGGATACAAGCGGCAAAGAAATGCTGGTAAACTACCATGTGATTGTATAGTTTTGGTTGCTTCTGCTGCAGTTTGTCGAGCAATGACAGCAAGCTATGTGCAAAAATGGACTCAGGAGTCTTCTCTGCAATCTTTAAGTTTTGTAAGGTCCTCTTAAAGGAGCTCACTTTCTGCTGAGCACTGAGAGGAATAAGCGTGATCCTAAGATTCGACTCCATTACCTTCTTCGCAGCTACAGGGTCAAGGAACATGTTGAACTCGGCGAACTCGTTCGAAGGAACCGTGAAGACGTTTCCTCTCTTATTTTTCCCATCGATCACTTGCCCACCGACTACGTAAACATCCTGCAATCAGAGAAGAAGTGCAAGAACTCTCTAGTTCAAGATTTTCTCCTTTCAGATCGATTCAAGAAACTATAAACTTATCAACAGATTCGACTGACCTGTATAACTTCAGCTGCACTTTTGTCCAGATCAATAATGTTGGCTAAGTTAGTAAGAGGTCCATTTGTCAGTACAGTGAGCTTTTCCCCTGGCTGCAGTGCCCTCGAGATGGACTGCCAAACTTCCAGAGCTAATGCCTGTCTAAGTTTAGGCTGATCAGTGTTTCCTAGTGCTCCAAACCTCACAGGATTTTCAACTGTGTAGCTGGAATAAATTGCAACATACTTGGCATTAGAAAGACACAAGTAAAGAATAAACATCAGAGTTAGTAATGCATTTCCTTCTCGACAGAAAGATCTAAATATTTCCTTTGAATCCAACAGCCGTTGCAGGATGCAAGAAAATGTACCTCCTGGGACTCCGGGGCAGTGTTCGACCAAGTCCATAGAGTGTATCGGAGTCGAGAAGTCCACCACTGCCCTGTGGAATGGCCTTCACGTACTTGCATCCGAGACTTGGTGCGCCTAAAGCAGTGAGATTTCCCAGACCAACCGGAACATCATCACGGCCCATCATGTGCAGCACATCGTAGATGATGTCTATGGTGGCGGCGGTTGCCCATCCATTGCCGCTCACTAGTATTCCCTATGAACAAAGTGGATGACAGCAACAAGGATTAGAATTGGTATTCTTGTTTTCCTTAAGTTCATGCATCAGACTGCAACCTTGAGGTCTACGATATCCACAGGAGCTTTGAGCAGATAGATGAGTGCAATGAAGTCTCCAGCGCTCATGTCCATGTCCAACACCACCGGCCTTCCCCGCGTTCGACTTGTACGATTTGGCTTGTAGAGGATTTCTCTGTAAAAAGGGAACTCTGTTATGAAGTTGAAACGCCCAGACGGGTGGTGGACATTGAGAACCTGCGTTTCAAAGCGAGCACGCTGTTATGTTTCAGGTATACTTCACTGCAGACATGGAATCATCTTAAGTCTGTGACATGATAAATTTGGCATTTCAAAGCATGTAGAAATGAAGCTTTTCTTGCATCTGGAATACAGATCATTTATTCACATGGTGGTCGATGTAACATGAACAATCAGTGGTTCCAAACACTTACATCCAGAAAGCTTTTGAAGAACTGCCTGTTTAATGGACTGTGAACATCTTGGTTAGGTTTTGCTTCCTGTGCAACAAGTACTTGAACTGCTTCTGGACCGGCTTCTTCCTTGGTGTACCCATCCTGAATGTGCAAAACCCTCGCATATCACTAATTGAAAGTGCAGAAGATAGTGCGggaaggaagaagacgaagaggatACAATGAGGCCTACAAACGTTTTACTGTAGCTATGTAATGCAGCATATGGATTCCCACTTGTTAAAGGTTGGAGCTACCTGGCATATCCCTCTGTCGCTTCCCTTCACAATGCAAAATGGATCTTGAAGGCCAGTTTGAACATGACCACTGTGCACTCCACCTTTCTGCAGATTGAACTTTGGAACGGCACGCCCATCAAAAAAGGGATTGGAGCCATCACGCACACCATATGGTTCGTTTGAAGTAACGACTGTTATGTTCAGATATTTCATCTCTGCGAATTCATTCTCACCATCATAGTTGTCCGATTTGCTCATGATCTCTATGGCCACACCAGAAGTGAAGGAGTCCCACATGAAGTAGCTCTGCAAGTAGAATCCAAATGACAAGCTGCCCGTGATCAGAAAACATTGCACCAGCCAAGTACTGATAGAAACCTCATGAAGAACTCACTGTGTAGAACTGGTTGTCGAACCAGTTATCCCGAATGATTTTTAGAGATTTGAAACAGTATTGTGCCTCAAATGTTTCTTGCTGCTGTTGGAACGCATCAAAAAATTCCTCATTGATGGGGATAGTGTTGGTCGAATCAAGTGGAACGAGAGTAACTGGAATCCCGGCATGAAAGACCTGCCTCAATGCAGTAGACATCAAATGAACTAGTCTTTCTGTGTTTATGGAAACTAAATTAGAACTTGCACTGCACACAAGCAGTATTGCTTGATTCTAGCAGAACTGTATTCAACTCAAAACAGATCCATGTATGACGGACTATTCACCTGGTATGCAGCAAAAGGATCTCCAAATATATTGAACTCTGCATAAGGATTGCTGATGTATCCTGTAAACAGGTTCCCCTTACGGTCACAGTGCTGAGGCTCGCAAGAAGTGCTTGCATTGTTTGTGCAGCAAGGGTTCTTCGACTTTACACCACCTCCCATAATATAGATGTGCTCGATGTTCTTCTTCAGATGTGGGTTGGTCATGAGAAACAAAGCAATGTTGGTGTGAGATCCAATAACAAAGAGCACAGTAGGGCCAGCAGAGACTGTGTCAATCAGAACTTTTTGAGCTGTGGGTTGCTGAAGAGGAATGTAACGCCTTCTGCCCTGGTGTTTTCAGGCACAAGCAGGATGTAGGCATCAGATCATTGAGAAGACCATGAAAGGTCGAAGAGCATGATCATGAACTATCAGAATTCAACCATTACTAGTTGAATTGAGTACCTGAGGTAGGAAGCTCCTACGCAAGCCATAGTTAGTGTTGACATCTAATCTTCCATGACCACCTACCGGAATCGCTTGTCGATAACGGCAGTCGCCTGCCGTCGACATTCCCTGATATTTGCCTACGGTTAGCGCCTGGTTTCGCAGAAGCCGATAATATATAAGAATAAGAACCTTGTAGATGTACCTGTTCTATTAGGGGGAGATAGCCACCAACGTGCGGGAGTATGGTGCCGTCGTCCAGTATTCCACCATCACCTCCGACTCCGACGGGAATGTCGTCCCGGTTCATCATGTAAAGGATGTCGTACACATGATTGACAGCATGCCCTGCATCGGTCCATGCATTCGCGCTAATCGTAATAGCCTGAAATGATCATGCATGCCACCCAGAATTATGCAAGCAAATACCACTCCATGAGGTTTAGGTTTAAATTTTTGATTCATGAGTTCTATTCGTCACTGCGGTAATGGAGATCACGACTGCAGGTCCGGATGAGAAAACAGTCCCTTTGATCGGACATCACTGACACAAGCAATGTCATTACTGGATGAATGGCGGGAATCAAACCTTGAGGTCGAACTGCGATCGGTTCTGCTTCAACAGGTACAGAAGCGCGAAGAAGTCATCGGTATCCATGTCCGTGTCCAAGAGAATCCGGCGAGGCTTCGCGTCCACCACGCAGGATTTCCAACCAAGGAATTCCATCAACACAAGGAACAGAAGCCCCACACTCCTTGCGGTTCTCATCATCTCTTCCCCAAACGAGCATGCAAAGGAATCACCAGGCCAATCACCAACCTTCGCTTCAAATACTAGACGATTCTTGACCTCAAAGTACACATGATTAACAGCATGCCCTGCATCGGTCCATGCATTCGCGCTAATCGTAATGGCCTGAAATCATCATGCATCTCAATCAGAATTATGCTATCAAACACAACTTCGTGAGGTTTAGGTTTAGCCTTTTGTTTCATGTTCTAAGTGCGTTCCTCTCTTGTTCATTGTGGTGATGTGAATGGAGATCACGACTGCAGGTACTGAAGAGAGACCAGTCCTTGTGATGGAACTCTGATCGCTAACACAAGCAATGTCATAACCAGATGAATGGCGGGAATCAAACCTTGAGGTCGAACTGCGATCGGTTCTGCTTCTACGGGTACAGAAGCGCAAAGAAATCATCGGTATCCATGTCCGTGTCCAAGAGAAGCCGGCGAGGCTTCGCTTCCACGGCGCAGGATTTCCAGCCAAGGAATCCCATCAGCACAAGAAACAGGAGCACCACAGTCCTTCCCGTTCTCATCCTCTCCTCCCCAACCAAGCATGCAAAAGAatctcagcaagccaatcaccaACCTCAACTATAAAACACGAGACGATTCTTGACCTGAAAGCAAACTCACATCTTTCTTCTAGCAGACTCGCTCCACCAACGCACACAAACATAAACTTACACAGGTGGAGCGAAGGATTGgtgagaggaagaaggaagaggtgaGGGTGGACCGGAGAAGGAAGAGGTGGCATCCCGCAACACCTCAGTTGGCTGCCATGCAGATGTAGCAAGAGCCACCATGCATTGACTATAATTGTATGTTAGTCAAACATCCAAGCAATGCGCCGAAGCCACGAAATTGCTGTGGGTGGACGTGAATGATGAGATCAAACAGTGGCAAAAGACTACTAGGTGATGAAATCTATCGTCATGAAGAGTTCTTCGCCCAACCTTGACGCAAACAGCACATGGAGATGGGTGATTTCTCGTTCTCATCATGTCTCAGGCGTCCACTGTACTCGTCAACTTAGCCACCTTGCTTATTCGCCGTGGTTGAGTGACTTGGATTTATGCcaaaacattccatcatccgcttCTGA comes from the Musa acuminata AAA Group cultivar baxijiao chromosome BXJ1-10, Cavendish_Baxijiao_AAA, whole genome shotgun sequence genome and includes:
- the LOC104000771 gene encoding nucleoside hydrolase 3, with the translated sequence MMRTARSVGLLFLVLMEFLGWKSCVVDAKPRRILLDTDMDTDDFFALLYLLKQNRSQFDLKAITISANAWTDAGHAVNHVYDILYMMNRDDIPVGVGGDGGILDDGTILPHVGGYLPLIEQGMSTAGDCRYRQAIPVGGHGRLDVNTNYGLRRSFLPQGRRRYIPLQQPTAQKVLIDTVSAGPTVLFVIGSHTNIALFLMTNPHLKKNIEHIYIMGGGVKSKNPCCTNNASTSCEPQHCDRKGNLFTGYISNPYAEFNIFGDPFAAYQVFHAGIPVTLVPLDSTNTIPINEEFFDAFQQQQETFEAQYCFKSLKIIRDNWFDNQFYTSYFMWDSFTSGVAIEIMSKSDNYDGENEFAEMKYLNITVVTSNEPYGVRDGSNPFFDGRAVPKFNLQKGGVHSGHVQTGLQDPFCIVKGSDRGICQDGYTKEEAGPEAVQVLVAQEAKPNQDVHSPLNRQFFKSFLDVLNVHHPSGRFNFITEFPFYREILYKPNRTSRTRGRPVVLDMDMSAGDFIALIYLLKAPVDIVDLKGILVSGNGWATAATIDIIYDVLHMMGRDDVPVGLGNLTALGAPSLGCKYVKAIPQGSGGLLDSDTLYGLGRTLPRSPRSYTVENPVRFGALGNTDQPKLRQALALEVWQSISRALQPGEKLTVLTNGPLTNLANIIDLDKSAAEVIQDVYVVGGQVIDGKNKRGNVFTVPSNEFAEFNMFLDPVAAKKVMESNLRITLIPLSAQQKVSSFKRTLQNLKIAEKTPESIFAHSLLSLLDKLQQKQPKLYNHMEIFLGEVLGAVFLVEHSKLNATMQTEKITVLTGNMSLDGQITVDKRYGKLVNIVDEFDSEAYYKLLGDLLGDKQQSAVIGSFEEQQKIWRTPPK